One window of the Chryseobacterium camelliae genome contains the following:
- a CDS encoding type I restriction endonuclease, with translation MSFNEDSRVKIPAILHLLRLGYQYISLKKQNRIEENNIFPSIFLPKIAEINSISEAEAQRFLDEINLELDFEDLGKKFYERLTSTSGIKLIDFENFSNNDFHITTELTCKSGDEEYRPDITILVNGIPLAFVEVKKPHNKDGVIAERRRINERFGNKHFRRFANITQLMVFSNNMEYEDGLVEPIFGAYYATSAYSNISFNYFREDLDYLVKERLLELSEDKELDILRDNNLIVIKHNPDFITNKSENSPTNKILTSLFSKERLQFILQFAIAYVKEENIGKPVFQKHIMRYPQIFATQAIASKIDLGQNKGIIWHTQGSGKTALAFYNVKYLTYYFAKKKIIPKFYFVVDRLDLLEQAATEFSNRELCVKKVNSKADFVESLKTIGAIHNNSGKSEITVVNIQKFSEDATVLKDLNYDINVQRIYFLDEAHRSYNPKGNYLANLINSDKNAIKIALTGTPLLKEVAKDYDSKLLFGNYIHKYYYNMSIADGYTLRLIREQIEGNFKMQMQNVIDEIKVLRGDISAKDIYKNTRFAEPLLDYICNDLIKFRKDQQDATLGGMVVCDSADQAKELFRLFQKKYGEQETDASILMVAEPKAKYGLKDEPKLTASLILYDENDKLVRKELIKAYKKGHVDILFVYNMLLTGFDAKRLKKLYLARVIQDHNLLQTLTRVNRPYKKYRYGYVVDFADISKAFDRTNKLYFDELQEQLGDEMEMYSHLFKSEEEIRQEIEEIKDTLFHYDTVNKEVFSQQIAELNDKQELLRLVKALRTAKELKNLIAINGYEALKGLTDFELLNRLLIETQNRLDNLNLVESIGNEEANRNLLTEALEDIIFQFVKVDESELVLADEFKNILRKARESLQTNFDQLDSEFVSLRAELERIFKKKNLSEVTQEDMVENMHLLQKIYDQAKELNRKNALLKAKYDSDDKYARIHKRLSEKGTLNTKESQLHRALMQVKLQVDETITNQEEMVKNEAYFKRYLMQIVVNEFKKKENIGLDFSTTEKINQLISQEYLQQYQYR, from the coding sequence TTTGAGGATCTTGGAAAAAAATTCTATGAACGTTTAACATCGACTTCCGGTATTAAATTAATTGATTTTGAAAATTTTTCAAACAATGATTTTCACATCACAACTGAATTAACCTGCAAATCCGGCGATGAAGAATATCGTCCGGACATTACAATTCTCGTTAATGGAATACCATTAGCTTTTGTAGAGGTGAAAAAACCTCATAATAAAGATGGAGTTATCGCTGAACGTAGACGCATCAATGAAAGGTTTGGAAATAAACATTTTAGACGTTTTGCAAACATTACTCAACTTATGGTATTTTCCAATAATATGGAATATGAAGATGGCTTAGTTGAGCCCATTTTTGGAGCTTATTATGCAACTTCTGCTTACTCCAATATATCATTTAATTATTTTAGAGAAGATTTAGATTATCTTGTAAAAGAAAGATTGTTAGAGTTAAGCGAGGACAAAGAATTGGACATTTTAAGAGATAATAATTTGATTGTTATTAAGCATAACCCAGATTTTATCACTAATAAAAGTGAAAATAGTCCTACCAATAAAATTCTTACTTCTCTTTTTAGCAAAGAGAGATTACAGTTTATTCTTCAGTTTGCAATTGCTTATGTGAAAGAAGAGAATATAGGTAAACCCGTTTTTCAAAAGCACATTATGCGCTATCCTCAAATTTTTGCAACTCAAGCAATCGCTTCAAAAATTGATTTAGGGCAGAATAAAGGAATTATCTGGCACACTCAAGGTTCAGGTAAAACTGCATTAGCTTTTTATAATGTTAAATATTTAACTTATTATTTTGCAAAAAAGAAAATTATTCCAAAATTTTATTTTGTTGTAGACCGTTTAGATTTATTAGAGCAAGCTGCAACAGAATTTTCTAACAGAGAACTTTGTGTAAAAAAGGTTAATTCAAAAGCAGATTTTGTTGAAAGTTTAAAAACTATAGGAGCTATCCACAATAATAGTGGTAAATCTGAAATTACGGTTGTTAATATCCAGAAATTTTCTGAAGACGCTACAGTTTTAAAGGATTTAAACTATGATATAAATGTTCAAAGAATCTATTTTTTAGATGAAGCGCACCGTTCATATAATCCGAAAGGAAATTATCTTGCAAACCTTATTAATTCTGATAAAAATGCAATCAAAATTGCACTTACCGGAACACCATTATTAAAGGAAGTTGCAAAAGATTATGATTCAAAACTACTTTTTGGAAATTATATCCATAAGTATTACTACAATATGTCTATTGCTGATGGATATACGCTCCGATTGATAAGGGAGCAAATAGAGGGTAATTTTAAAATGCAAATGCAGAATGTCATTGATGAGATTAAAGTTTTACGTGGTGATATTTCTGCAAAAGACATTTACAAAAATACAAGGTTTGCAGAGCCATTATTAGATTATATTTGTAATGATTTAATAAAATTCCGTAAAGATCAGCAAGATGCTACTCTGGGAGGGATGGTAGTTTGTGATTCTGCAGACCAGGCAAAGGAGTTATTCCGTTTGTTTCAGAAGAAATATGGCGAACAGGAAACAGATGCAAGCATATTGATGGTTGCAGAACCAAAAGCAAAATATGGCTTAAAAGATGAACCAAAATTGACTGCCTCTTTAATTTTATACGATGAAAATGACAAGCTGGTTCGAAAAGAACTTATAAAGGCGTATAAAAAAGGACACGTCGATATTTTGTTTGTTTATAATATGCTGTTAACAGGCTTTGATGCTAAACGATTGAAAAAATTATATTTAGCGCGGGTCATACAAGATCATAATTTATTGCAGACACTTACAAGAGTTAATCGTCCTTACAAAAAATACCGATACGGATATGTTGTAGATTTTGCTGACATTTCAAAGGCCTTTGATCGCACCAATAAACTCTATTTTGATGAATTGCAGGAACAGCTGGGTGACGAAATGGAAATGTACTCTCATCTATTTAAATCTGAAGAAGAGATTAGACAAGAAATTGAAGAAATAAAAGATACATTATTTCATTATGACACAGTTAATAAAGAAGTGTTTTCTCAACAAATTGCCGAATTAAATGACAAGCAAGAACTTCTTAGACTTGTAAAGGCTTTACGAACTGCAAAAGAGTTAAAAAATCTAATTGCCATAAATGGCTATGAAGCTTTAAAAGGCTTAACAGATTTTGAACTTCTCAATCGTCTATTAATTGAAACGCAAAATCGACTTGACAATCTCAATCTTGTAGAAAGCATCGGAAACGAAGAAGCTAACCGAAATCTTTTAACTGAAGCTTTAGAGGATATAATTTTTCAATTTGTTAAAGTCGATGAAAGTGAATTGGTACTTGCTGATGAATTTAAAAACATTCTACGGAAAGCCAGAGAATCTCTACAAACTAATTTTGATCAGCTAGATTCTGAATTTGTAAGTCTAAGAGCTGAATTAGAAAGAATTTTCAAGAAAAAAAATCTTAGTGAGGTGACTCAGGAAGATATGGTAGAAAATATGCATCTCCTTCAGAAAATCTATGACCAGGCAAAAGAATTAAACCGAAAAAACGCCTTGCTAAAAGCTAAATATGACAGTGACGATAAGTACGCCAGAATTCATAAACGTTTATCAGAAAAAGGAACTTTAAACACAAAAGAATCACAGCTTCACCGGGCATTGATGCAGGTTAAACTCCAAGTTGATGAGACAATTACCAATCAGGAGGAAATGGTAAAAAATGAAGCTTATTTTAAGAGATACCTGATGCAAATTGTAGTCAATGAATTTAAGAAAAAAGAAAATATAGGTCTTGACTTTTCAACGACAGAAAAAATAAATCAATTAATTTCGCAAGAATATTTACAACAATATCAATATAGATAA